The Hydrogenophaga crocea genome contains a region encoding:
- a CDS encoding NAD-dependent epimerase/dehydratase family protein, with amino-acid sequence MQRILITGAHGFIGKHLAKHLASLGHHVSGLGHGIWPSSEASMWGVADWTNGDVHTANLRALQARNEPDLVFHLAGGSTVGAAIANPREDFFRTVASTVELLEWMRQDLPRARLIAVSSAAIYGAGTLGPISECAAGVPYSPYGHHKRMMEMLCRSYGDSYGLDFRVARLFSVYGPELKKQLLWDMCTRLAAGESPLTLGGTGQEIRDWTHIRDVVAALALIAQNDAPVQADQTFNIGTGTGVPVHEIAQLLIDAWYGNNSGRSGPTPLRFSGQSRAGDPFSLVADPQRLMALGHAWQTPLATGISGYVDWFRHATAR; translated from the coding sequence ATGCAGCGCATTCTGATCACCGGAGCCCACGGCTTCATTGGCAAACACCTCGCCAAGCACCTGGCCTCACTGGGACACCATGTGAGCGGGTTGGGCCATGGCATCTGGCCGTCGTCGGAAGCCTCTATGTGGGGAGTAGCAGACTGGACGAATGGGGATGTGCACACGGCCAACCTGCGTGCGCTCCAGGCCCGCAATGAACCCGACCTGGTCTTCCATCTGGCTGGCGGATCGACCGTTGGTGCAGCCATCGCGAACCCTCGCGAGGATTTTTTCCGCACCGTCGCGAGCACGGTCGAATTGCTCGAATGGATGCGGCAGGATCTGCCACGCGCACGCCTGATTGCCGTCTCAAGCGCAGCCATCTACGGTGCCGGTACTTTGGGACCGATTTCAGAATGCGCTGCCGGCGTTCCCTATTCGCCCTACGGCCACCATAAACGAATGATGGAAATGCTGTGCCGGTCTTACGGAGACAGCTATGGACTCGACTTTCGGGTCGCGCGCCTTTTCTCCGTTTACGGGCCCGAGCTGAAAAAGCAGTTGCTATGGGACATGTGCACGCGGCTGGCCGCGGGAGAAAGCCCGCTGACCCTTGGTGGAACGGGACAGGAGATCCGAGACTGGACCCATATTCGCGACGTGGTCGCGGCCCTAGCGCTCATCGCCCAGAATGACGCTCCAGTGCAAGCAGACCAGACCTTCAACATTGGTACGGGCACCGGGGTGCCCGTGCACGAGATCGCACAGCTTCTGATCGATGCTTGGTATGGCAACAACTCCGGGAGATCAGGTCCAACGCCCTTGCGCTTCTCTGGCCAGTCGCGAGCGGGCGATCCCTTCAGCCTCGTGGCGGATCCTCAGCGATTGATGGCGCTGGGCCACGCTTGGCAGACACCGCTGGCGACCGGTATCAGCGGCTATGTGGACTGGTTCCGCCATGCCACCGCACGTTGA
- a CDS encoding class I SAM-dependent methyltransferase: protein MQTEVTPPRFASWEEAVQWLRDRPEQRELVLAAYYDDPLPAAAERYRLSEEWTAIRALLPPARTQALDVGAGRGIASYALAHEGYRVTALEPDASALVGAEAIRSLAAHSGLPIEVTQEFSERLPYADCSFDLVFARAVLHHTRDLTAACKEFFRVLKPGGRLLAVREHVISRPADLDAFLKLHPLHHLYGGENAFLLEQYEAAICAAGFQIEQIYDPLESAVNFAPHTLESLQREVAAKASRGLPWIETAVSTALGWPGIWSMVRPLLARVDHRPGRLYSFVANRPC from the coding sequence ATGCAAACTGAAGTCACCCCTCCGCGATTCGCCAGTTGGGAAGAGGCCGTCCAATGGCTGCGCGACCGACCAGAACAACGCGAGCTGGTGCTGGCCGCCTATTACGACGATCCGCTGCCCGCTGCGGCGGAGCGCTACCGGCTAAGCGAAGAATGGACTGCAATCCGCGCGCTCCTTCCCCCGGCGCGTACACAGGCACTCGACGTGGGTGCTGGCCGAGGCATCGCGAGCTACGCACTCGCCCACGAAGGTTATCGAGTAACGGCGCTGGAACCCGACGCCAGTGCCTTGGTGGGCGCTGAGGCCATTCGCTCGCTGGCCGCCCACTCGGGCCTGCCCATCGAGGTCACGCAGGAATTCTCTGAGCGGTTGCCGTATGCGGACTGCAGCTTCGACTTGGTGTTTGCACGCGCCGTGCTGCATCACACGCGCGACCTGACCGCAGCCTGCAAAGAGTTTTTTCGAGTACTCAAACCTGGGGGCCGTTTGCTGGCCGTTCGTGAACACGTCATCTCGCGCCCTGCGGATCTGGACGCTTTTCTGAAACTGCACCCGCTGCACCATTTATATGGTGGCGAAAACGCATTCCTGCTAGAACAATATGAAGCAGCTATCTGCGCGGCGGGCTTTCAAATCGAGCAAATTTACGACCCTCTGGAAAGCGCCGTGAACTTTGCGCCGCATACCCTCGAGTCGCTGCAAAGAGAAGTTGCAGCCAAGGCGAGCCGCGGCTTGCCTTGGATCGAAACGGCCGTTAGCACAGCGCTCGGCTGGCCAGGCATCTGGTCGATGGTGCGGCCACTGCTTGCCCGCGTCGACCATCGACCCGGGCGCCTTTATTCGTTTGTGGCCAACCGCCCTTGCTAA
- a CDS encoding acyltransferase — MKSVVRWLFHSVAALAVKRRVRVVVGSNTRVRWAGLLGQSQGQLAIGDQCIINCRIDFDGPDGSVHIGNRCFIGKSHLVCRERITIGDDVVISWGVTVVDHNSHALDWEHRQSDVVDWAQGRKDWTHIQVRPVVIRDKAWIGFGATILKGVEIGEGSIVGAGAVVTKDVEAFTVVAGNPANVIKRIHENANNAN, encoded by the coding sequence ATGAAATCCGTCGTTCGCTGGCTGTTTCATTCGGTCGCCGCTTTGGCGGTGAAACGCCGTGTTCGTGTGGTTGTTGGCTCGAACACCCGGGTGCGCTGGGCCGGCTTGCTTGGCCAAAGCCAAGGTCAGTTGGCCATTGGCGATCAATGCATCATCAATTGCCGAATCGATTTCGACGGCCCCGACGGAAGTGTGCATATCGGCAATCGCTGCTTTATCGGTAAGAGTCATCTTGTTTGCCGGGAAAGGATCACCATCGGCGATGACGTAGTCATCTCGTGGGGAGTCACGGTCGTCGATCACAATTCCCACGCGCTGGACTGGGAACATCGGCAATCTGACGTCGTCGACTGGGCCCAAGGACGGAAGGACTGGACGCATATTCAAGTGCGCCCTGTGGTCATTCGAGACAAGGCGTGGATCGGCTTTGGCGCAACGATTCTCAAAGGCGTGGAGATCGGAGAGGGCTCGATCGTCGGGGCCGGTGCCGTCGTGACCAAGGACGTTGAAGCCTTTACGGTGGTCGCTGGCAACCCGGCCAACGTGATCAAGCGAATCCACGAAAATGCCAATAATGCAAACTGA
- a CDS encoding glycosyltransferase, producing the protein MRIFQNSGLYPAYRHRLEALRKHQRGYAEWMSAFLADRYGTAHYLQPVLQGAANAFFTNGDDESAQRLWAKEQGLPNGQSLEAILLAQIEHHRTEIFYNLDPMRYGSDFVRKLPGSVRLSFAWRAAPSPGADFSAYDLVLCNFPSILKSYADRGWRARYFSPAHDPAMDRFAMQSERPVDVVFVGGYSRHHSRRAALLEAVADLAGDFELRFHLDNSRMTRLAESPLGLLLPVKQHRRPRSIQSLALDPVFGLDLYAALGSAKIVLNGAIDMAGNDRGNMRCFEALGCGALMLSDAGNYPKGMCDGESMVTYSSPAEAVRHIRALLGDPLRLKRIADSGHHMVATAYSKAEQWKAFVQLAAAA; encoded by the coding sequence ATGCGAATTTTTCAGAATTCTGGTCTGTATCCTGCCTACCGGCATAGATTGGAGGCGTTACGCAAGCACCAGCGTGGCTACGCAGAATGGATGTCTGCTTTCCTCGCTGATCGATACGGAACAGCGCACTATCTCCAGCCGGTTTTGCAGGGGGCAGCAAACGCCTTTTTCACCAATGGGGACGACGAATCAGCACAACGCCTTTGGGCAAAAGAACAAGGACTTCCGAACGGGCAGTCGCTAGAGGCAATCCTTTTGGCCCAGATAGAGCACCACCGGACCGAGATTTTTTACAATCTTGATCCCATGCGTTACGGCAGCGATTTCGTACGAAAATTGCCTGGCAGCGTGCGTTTAAGCTTCGCTTGGCGAGCGGCTCCGTCACCTGGCGCTGATTTCAGCGCATATGATCTGGTGCTGTGTAACTTCCCGAGTATTCTGAAATCCTATGCCGACAGAGGTTGGCGAGCGAGATACTTCTCACCAGCTCACGACCCCGCTATGGACCGTTTCGCGATGCAGAGCGAGCGCCCGGTTGATGTGGTTTTTGTCGGTGGATATTCCAGGCATCACTCTCGGCGTGCTGCGCTACTGGAAGCGGTAGCAGACCTTGCAGGCGATTTCGAGTTGCGTTTCCACTTAGACAACTCGCGAATGACTCGCCTCGCCGAGTCGCCACTAGGCTTGTTGTTGCCGGTGAAGCAGCACCGACGTCCTCGCTCCATTCAATCATTAGCGCTCGATCCCGTCTTCGGGCTAGACCTCTACGCAGCGCTGGGTTCAGCAAAAATAGTCCTGAATGGAGCGATCGACATGGCTGGTAATGACAGGGGAAACATGAGGTGCTTCGAAGCGCTTGGATGTGGTGCACTTATGCTCAGCGATGCTGGAAATTATCCAAAGGGCATGTGCGACGGAGAAAGTATGGTCACCTATTCCTCGCCTGCTGAGGCAGTTAGGCATATCCGCGCGCTGCTGGGCGACCCTCTCCGACTCAAACGCATCGCCGACAGCGGTCATCACATGGTGGCGACGGCATACTCCAAAGCCGAGCAGTGGAAGGCCTTCGTGCAGTTGGCGGCCGCAGCATGA
- a CDS encoding oligosaccharide repeat unit polymerase yields MTLSLSFFVLSCAATAAFLWFYVRPTLSLSSTALSLLLFFHGPAFWYYTRRWALGEGSAFDLYREAWPEHSGAGDALHTASSQFYSSLSAAVRNTEVMQSLDFAVGLTFACFCLGIWLTDRILKCPPRVHDEALRRWHEQAFLPMAPHRSKQLLSMTGLAFVVLLYFFFHDNQLPKVYVYFATAAGEFEKIAMRREMGGSPSYLFNLLLSTLLPFVAFALWTWWREGGGKGVGGLATAMLVLVVTAKLATLSKAPAAIFVLQLMALEIARGSLDFTVRQAITLGLVALTLFSIMTFVANSDLGGARESLLFLFYRVCMIPNESLVEYFAIFPGQLPHTLGNDIRWLAILKGVEPLQPSFWRVAELMRGAPGSTTTAMFMADAWAAFSWAGIVTCAFIFGCLLRWIDVQLIVKRGRTGTTIAGLGLGHHGVFIGMSTAFQTSLLTGGLLLIVPMVALLECKWPWPERGHADHD; encoded by the coding sequence GTGACGCTCAGTCTGTCCTTTTTCGTTCTTAGCTGCGCGGCCACTGCCGCGTTCCTATGGTTTTATGTGCGGCCGACACTGTCCCTCAGTTCGACCGCCCTGAGTTTGCTGCTTTTCTTCCATGGCCCGGCTTTCTGGTATTACACGCGGCGCTGGGCCTTGGGCGAAGGCTCAGCATTTGATCTCTACCGAGAGGCCTGGCCAGAACACAGCGGCGCCGGCGATGCGCTGCATACCGCGAGTTCGCAGTTCTATTCGAGCCTCTCAGCAGCGGTTCGCAACACAGAGGTGATGCAGTCGCTAGATTTCGCGGTGGGTTTGACGTTCGCTTGTTTCTGCCTGGGGATATGGCTAACCGACAGGATACTTAAGTGCCCGCCGCGGGTTCACGACGAGGCATTGCGCCGATGGCATGAGCAGGCTTTTCTGCCGATGGCCCCACATCGGTCAAAACAACTGCTGTCAATGACAGGACTCGCCTTTGTTGTCTTGTTGTACTTTTTTTTTCACGACAACCAACTGCCAAAGGTGTACGTTTACTTTGCGACAGCCGCCGGCGAATTCGAAAAGATCGCTATGCGGAGAGAAATGGGCGGCAGTCCCAGCTACCTCTTCAATTTGCTGCTGAGCACGTTGTTGCCATTTGTTGCTTTCGCCTTGTGGACGTGGTGGCGAGAGGGGGGAGGAAAAGGCGTGGGCGGCCTCGCAACCGCAATGCTGGTTCTCGTGGTCACTGCAAAACTGGCAACCTTGAGCAAGGCGCCCGCAGCTATCTTCGTCCTGCAGTTGATGGCACTTGAAATTGCGCGAGGTTCGCTGGACTTTACGGTCCGACAGGCGATTACACTGGGTCTTGTCGCGCTGACTCTTTTTTCGATAATGACTTTCGTAGCGAATTCAGATCTCGGGGGCGCGAGAGAGTCGTTGCTGTTTCTCTTTTACCGGGTCTGCATGATTCCCAATGAAAGTCTGGTTGAGTACTTCGCTATATTTCCGGGCCAACTGCCGCACACACTGGGGAACGACATTCGTTGGCTGGCGATACTGAAGGGTGTCGAGCCATTGCAACCCAGCTTCTGGCGCGTCGCTGAGCTGATGCGCGGCGCGCCTGGCTCTACAACTACAGCCATGTTCATGGCGGATGCGTGGGCTGCTTTTTCCTGGGCCGGCATAGTGACCTGTGCCTTCATTTTCGGATGCTTGTTGCGATGGATAGATGTCCAGCTCATCGTCAAACGTGGTCGCACGGGCACCACGATAGCGGGTTTGGGGCTTGGCCACCACGGCGTCTTTATTGGAATGTCGACGGCGTTTCAAACCTCTTTGCTGACCGGGGGCCTGCTCCTAATCGTGCCGATGGTGGCGTTGCTGGAATGCAAATGGCCTTGGCCAGAGCGAGGCCACGCCGACCACGACTGA
- a CDS encoding N-acetyl sugar amidotransferase: MDDSNPAIQFDERGQCNCCRDALARRPSEWWPGPEGEMRMAQLVEHLKERGKGQTYDAMIGLSGGIDSAYLAHLASRQHGLRLLAVHVDGGWNSEPAVANIESIVRGLDIDFHTHVIEWHEMRDLQVAFLKAAVLNQDMPQDHAFFATLYRTAARFGIRDFLSGVNFASESIVPPNFGYPSIDGRHIRAIHNLFGKSSLESYPIMGVWEYLWMTRARRQLTIHRPLNFIQYDKQSAQAQLKTIYGWRDYGGKHSESRFTKFYQDIYLPRKFGFDKRRLHLSSLIVAGQMTREAALAELSEPPITEQQIKRDIKFVAKKLGVTPTELIELVDAPARQHADYPNNLHLFNASRDLKTLLRASFTRGKQ; this comes from the coding sequence ATGGATGACAGCAATCCCGCCATCCAGTTTGATGAGCGAGGGCAATGCAACTGCTGCCGCGACGCACTTGCTCGACGACCAAGCGAATGGTGGCCAGGTCCTGAGGGCGAAATGCGTATGGCCCAGCTCGTCGAGCATCTGAAGGAGCGAGGCAAGGGCCAAACCTATGACGCCATGATCGGGCTCAGTGGGGGTATCGACAGCGCCTACCTTGCCCACCTTGCCAGTCGACAGCATGGACTGAGATTGCTCGCGGTGCACGTGGATGGGGGCTGGAACTCCGAGCCGGCAGTGGCCAACATCGAGTCCATCGTTCGTGGCCTGGACATTGATTTCCACACACACGTGATTGAGTGGCACGAGATGCGAGACCTTCAAGTCGCGTTCCTCAAGGCTGCTGTTCTCAATCAGGATATGCCGCAGGACCACGCCTTCTTCGCCACGCTGTACAGAACAGCGGCGCGGTTCGGCATTCGCGATTTTTTGAGTGGGGTCAACTTTGCTTCCGAAAGTATTGTGCCGCCCAACTTCGGCTACCCATCGATCGACGGCAGACACATCCGCGCAATCCATAACCTGTTTGGCAAATCTTCGCTGGAGAGTTACCCCATCATGGGGGTGTGGGAGTACCTCTGGATGACTCGTGCGCGGCGCCAACTAACGATTCACCGACCGCTGAACTTCATCCAGTACGACAAGCAGTCAGCCCAAGCCCAGCTCAAAACCATTTATGGCTGGCGCGATTATGGTGGCAAACACAGCGAATCTCGATTCACCAAGTTTTATCAAGACATTTATCTGCCTCGAAAGTTTGGGTTCGACAAGAGACGGCTGCACCTGTCCAGTCTGATCGTAGCGGGACAGATGACTCGCGAGGCGGCGCTGGCGGAACTGTCAGAGCCCCCCATCACCGAGCAGCAAATCAAACGCGACATCAAATTCGTTGCCAAAAAACTGGGGGTTACGCCGACGGAGTTGATTGAACTCGTGGATGCTCCGGCACGACAACACGCCGACTATCCAAACAACCTTCACTTATTCAATGCCTCCAGGGATCTCAAGACACTGCTGCGCGCTTCCTTTACACGAGGCAAACAGTGA
- a CDS encoding HisA/HisF-related TIM barrel protein — protein MRKRIIPVLLVDQRRRLVKTIGFGPRTYVGDPFNVIRLFNEKEVDEICVLDIDASPLGRSPDLGFLRELASECFMPMAYGGGITAACQCESLNRAGIEKFVLGRSASDLGLVRELASTFGSQATVACVDVANDSKATRHVVQAGRPGVSLNPLDHCKRLEDAGAGEIILQSIDRDGTRNGYDLDLIRAVAPHLSVPTVALGGAGEAIHLAQALHAGASAAASGSAFVFIGRLRAVLVSYPSMLHMDALNDSLS, from the coding sequence ATGAGGAAGCGAATCATCCCCGTGCTGCTGGTTGACCAGCGCCGCCGCTTGGTGAAGACCATAGGCTTCGGGCCGAGGACCTATGTCGGCGATCCTTTCAATGTCATTCGTCTATTCAATGAAAAGGAGGTTGACGAGATTTGCGTGCTCGATATCGACGCGAGCCCGCTGGGCCGCAGTCCCGATCTCGGCTTTCTCCGCGAGCTGGCCAGTGAGTGTTTTATGCCCATGGCCTATGGCGGAGGCATCACAGCAGCTTGCCAGTGCGAATCGCTCAATCGCGCAGGTATCGAAAAGTTCGTTCTCGGCAGATCGGCCTCGGACCTCGGGCTGGTCCGCGAACTCGCCAGCACCTTCGGTAGTCAAGCCACGGTCGCGTGCGTCGACGTGGCCAACGACTCAAAGGCAACGAGACATGTTGTGCAAGCAGGCAGACCCGGCGTTTCGCTGAATCCTCTGGACCACTGCAAACGACTCGAAGACGCCGGAGCGGGCGAAATCATCCTCCAGTCCATCGATCGCGATGGCACACGAAACGGATATGACCTTGACCTCATCCGGGCCGTGGCACCCCATTTATCGGTTCCCACTGTCGCCCTGGGCGGAGCAGGTGAAGCGATTCATCTTGCACAGGCCCTGCACGCCGGCGCCTCGGCCGCTGCATCCGGCAGTGCCTTTGTGTTCATCGGCAGGCTTCGTGCGGTGCTGGTTAGTTATCCCAGCATGCTTCATATGGACGCATTAAACGACTCGCTGTCATGA
- the hisH gene encoding imidazole glycerol phosphate synthase subunit HisH, with translation MITVVDYGVGNVGAILNMLDYLGIDAQASSDSEEIVVAEKLILPGVGAFDKAMVTLRERRLIDPLNTAVLVRRVPVLGVCLGMQLLARRSEEGQEDGLGYIDAEVKRIKVPQDSGLKVPHIGWMEVKPAGRGQLFGTAQGPERFYFDHGYHVVCEDSQAVSATFAYGAELCCALEQANVFGVQFHPEKSHRFGMRLLKSFEQLT, from the coding sequence ATGATCACAGTGGTTGACTACGGCGTCGGCAATGTTGGCGCCATTCTCAACATGTTGGACTACCTCGGCATCGATGCCCAGGCATCCAGTGACAGCGAAGAGATCGTCGTCGCTGAAAAACTGATACTTCCTGGCGTTGGAGCGTTCGACAAGGCCATGGTGACACTGCGCGAGAGGCGACTGATCGATCCGCTGAACACCGCGGTCCTCGTTCGACGCGTTCCTGTGCTGGGGGTCTGTCTGGGTATGCAACTGCTCGCACGCCGAAGTGAGGAGGGCCAGGAGGACGGACTTGGCTACATTGACGCCGAAGTGAAGCGCATCAAGGTTCCGCAAGATTCCGGACTGAAGGTGCCGCATATCGGCTGGATGGAAGTCAAGCCGGCTGGCCGAGGCCAGCTTTTTGGCACCGCGCAGGGCCCAGAGCGCTTCTACTTCGACCATGGTTACCACGTGGTTTGCGAAGACTCACAAGCCGTGAGCGCAACCTTTGCCTATGGCGCTGAGCTGTGCTGCGCACTGGAACAGGCCAACGTCTTCGGTGTGCAGTTCCACCCCGAAAAAAGCCACCGCTTCGGCATGCGGCTGCTGAAAAGCTTTGAGCAACTGACATGA
- a CDS encoding lipopolysaccharide biosynthesis protein — protein MTVQGADNSTGGVLSNSRWNLVAFGAGLAAQFLTVPLVVRWIGLDAFGAAAVVLALCAPLSLVGTVLGQALIRELASRNKADQAPASMQAFTSVAMRWCMVACMAGWCILAVFGPAMARLLISDAATTGLGPALLIGATGAVAQQVGLVLQSVSAAKQDYKTIARMALYTALAGSTVTLGITWMWPQAQGYLAGVAAGFVLVAAVWFWRWRSMLCWRTVFSSRAREASAALLRFSRWQGVAQLAGVLGNQIDRYALGAMTPVSVVGQYTVANRLQEAAYIGVIKAGEVLFPRFGTMSSDSFADRLAFFQLASWGLGTISAALLVPLAVLASSVLSLWVGAEVAKGADHMLFVLVLGGVVGSATNVFTYYAMGMGRNKPVAGVSVLFSALTVISTILLVAVFGVAAAGAGLLLASVARVLASMVLTKRLFFTDLEWSALLVSTALPLLVGCGLAALFRSFFQLHADGWTQLAIMYGGLSLVVGLTCLLVTGVTSTGRGIIVRFARSIRRDQP, from the coding sequence ATGACAGTCCAGGGGGCCGACAACTCCACGGGAGGCGTACTGTCGAACTCCCGGTGGAATCTCGTTGCCTTCGGCGCCGGGCTGGCCGCTCAGTTCCTTACCGTCCCACTTGTTGTTCGATGGATCGGTCTCGACGCATTCGGGGCTGCGGCCGTGGTTCTTGCCCTGTGCGCACCCCTGAGCTTGGTGGGCACCGTGCTTGGCCAAGCGCTGATCCGCGAACTCGCTTCCAGGAACAAGGCCGATCAGGCGCCTGCCTCAATGCAGGCATTCACCAGTGTGGCAATGCGCTGGTGCATGGTTGCCTGCATGGCGGGCTGGTGCATTCTGGCGGTATTCGGCCCCGCAATGGCCCGCCTGCTCATCAGTGATGCCGCCACTACAGGCCTGGGGCCAGCGCTGCTGATTGGTGCCACAGGCGCGGTGGCGCAACAAGTGGGCTTGGTGCTTCAGAGTGTCAGTGCAGCAAAGCAAGACTACAAGACGATCGCGCGCATGGCACTTTACACAGCACTGGCGGGCAGCACCGTCACGCTAGGCATCACTTGGATGTGGCCGCAAGCGCAGGGCTATCTGGCGGGCGTGGCCGCTGGCTTTGTACTCGTCGCAGCCGTGTGGTTTTGGCGGTGGCGATCAATGTTGTGTTGGCGCACGGTGTTTTCCAGCCGAGCCCGTGAGGCCTCCGCCGCCTTACTGCGGTTCAGCCGCTGGCAGGGCGTCGCCCAACTCGCGGGCGTGCTGGGCAACCAGATCGATCGCTACGCACTGGGGGCCATGACCCCGGTATCGGTCGTGGGCCAATACACGGTCGCGAACCGCCTACAGGAGGCTGCCTACATCGGTGTTATCAAGGCAGGTGAAGTGCTCTTTCCGCGCTTTGGCACGATGAGCAGCGACTCGTTTGCCGATCGACTCGCATTCTTCCAATTGGCGTCCTGGGGGCTCGGCACTATCAGCGCTGCCCTGCTCGTTCCGTTGGCAGTTCTGGCCTCAAGCGTGCTTTCACTCTGGGTAGGGGCTGAGGTGGCCAAGGGCGCCGATCACATGTTGTTCGTGCTGGTGCTGGGTGGAGTGGTGGGCTCAGCCACCAATGTATTCACCTATTACGCCATGGGCATGGGCAGGAACAAGCCCGTCGCCGGTGTTTCGGTGCTCTTCTCGGCGCTCACGGTGATTTCGACGATCTTGCTGGTGGCTGTATTCGGCGTGGCAGCGGCTGGTGCGGGTCTGCTACTGGCCAGTGTCGCCCGCGTATTGGCTTCAATGGTTCTGACCAAGCGACTGTTTTTCACAGACCTCGAATGGTCGGCACTACTCGTCAGCACCGCGCTACCCCTGTTGGTGGGTTGCGGACTCGCCGCCTTGTTTCGCAGTTTTTTCCAATTGCACGCTGACGGATGGACGCAGCTGGCGATTATGTATGGGGGGCTGTCCCTCGTGGTTGGACTGACCTGCCTGCTCGTGACGGGCGTGACATCGACCGGGCGGGGCATCATTGTTCGCTTTGCTCGATCCATTCGGAGAGACCAGCCATGA
- a CDS encoding DegT/DnrJ/EryC1/StrS family aminotransferase yields MNVPFADLHSQYLTIREGIDEAIAAVIKTSSFIRGPFVQKFEEAFAQATGASHCVSCANGTDSLYIAMRALGVKAGDEVITTAHSWISSSETISQAGGTPVFCDTDGFSYTLDPQRIEDRITTRTVGIIPVHLYGQPADMDAIMAIARKHKLWVIEDCAQAHMARYKGQMVGSFGNAASYSFYPGKNLGAMGDAGALTTDDAALARRMAMLARHGGINKGEHEIEGINSRLDGLQAAILSVKLPHLPGWTQRRQQIARQYDALLGDVPSITTPATFPDREHVYHLYVIRHDRRDELARHLNARGIQTVINYPVALPFLPCYAHMGYQPEDFPNAYHNQSRILSIPIFPEMLDAQVQAVVAGIREFVGR; encoded by the coding sequence ATGAATGTTCCGTTCGCCGATCTGCACAGCCAGTACCTGACCATCCGCGAAGGCATTGACGAAGCCATCGCGGCCGTCATCAAGACTTCGTCGTTCATCCGTGGCCCCTTCGTTCAGAAGTTCGAAGAGGCGTTTGCTCAAGCCACCGGGGCGAGCCACTGCGTGTCCTGCGCAAACGGTACCGACTCGCTCTACATCGCTATGCGCGCCCTCGGCGTGAAAGCGGGCGACGAGGTCATCACCACCGCCCACTCGTGGATCAGCAGCAGCGAGACCATCAGCCAGGCGGGCGGCACGCCGGTCTTCTGCGACACCGACGGGTTCTCCTACACGCTCGACCCTCAGAGAATCGAAGATCGCATCACCACGCGCACGGTGGGGATCATCCCTGTTCACCTCTACGGACAGCCGGCGGACATGGACGCGATCATGGCGATCGCACGCAAACACAAGCTCTGGGTCATCGAAGACTGTGCGCAGGCCCACATGGCTCGCTACAAGGGCCAAATGGTGGGCAGCTTCGGCAATGCCGCTTCCTATTCTTTCTACCCCGGCAAAAACCTCGGTGCCATGGGAGACGCAGGTGCGCTCACCACCGACGATGCGGCACTGGCACGCCGTATGGCCATGCTGGCTCGTCACGGCGGAATTAACAAGGGCGAGCACGAAATCGAAGGCATCAACAGCCGGCTCGATGGCCTTCAAGCGGCCATCTTGTCCGTCAAGCTTCCCCATCTGCCGGGCTGGACACAGCGGCGTCAGCAAATCGCGCGACAGTACGACGCCCTGCTGGGCGACGTCCCCAGCATCACGACACCTGCAACCTTCCCGGACCGCGAGCATGTCTATCACCTGTACGTCATTCGCCACGACCGGCGAGACGAGTTGGCGCGCCACCTGAATGCGCGTGGTATCCAGACTGTCATCAACTATCCGGTGGCGCTGCCGTTTCTGCCTTGCTACGCGCACATGGGCTACCAGCCAGAAGATTTCCCAAACGCGTACCACAACCAATCTCGCATCCTCTCCATTCCCATCTTTCCTGAGATGCTCGATGCACAGGTCCAAGCGGTGGTCGCCGGCATTCGCGAGTTCGTGGGCAGATGA